From Oreochromis niloticus isolate F11D_XX linkage group LG14, O_niloticus_UMD_NMBU, whole genome shotgun sequence, one genomic window encodes:
- the cldn8.1 gene encoding claudin-8, which yields MANSALEIVGLLVSLIGLIGAAATTGMPMWRVTAFIGDNIIVFETLFEGLWMNCYQQASFRMQCKVYDSLLALTPDLQAARGLMCCSLALSGLGVLISLIGMQCTSCIQNNDRAKRLVLIIAGSMIILGCFCVLIPVSWTGHVIITNFYNPLLIDAQRRELGAALYIGWVTSAFLFAGGCIFICCNIQSDDKDSERYLYSKASDYSVYPQQPLQPLQPQQLMTLPPQPRSQPMLSRYPSSIYSYQSRYPSVHSAHSGVAFL from the coding sequence ATGGCAAACTCAGCACTGGAGATTGTGGGTCTTTTAGTATCCCTAATCGGGCTGATCGGGGCAGCAGCAACTACAGGAATGCCTATGTGGCGCGTCACAGCTTTCATTGGAGACAATATCATTGTGTTTGAGACTCTGTTTGAGGGCTTGTGGATGAATTGCTACCAACAGGCAAGCTTCAGGATGCAGTGTAAAGTGTACGACTCTCTCCTGGCCCTGACTCCTGACCTGCAGGCGGCAAGGGGGCTGatgtgctgctctctggcacTGAGTGGTCTTGGTGTGCTGATCAGTCTGATAGGCATGCAGTGCACATCATGCATCCAAAACAATGATCGAGCTAAGCGGCTGGTTCTCATCATTGCTGGTAGCATGATCATATTGGGTTGCTTCTGTGTCCTCATCCCCGTCTCCTGGACGGGTCACGTCATCATCACTAACTTCTACAACCCCTTGCTGATCGATGCCCAGCGGAGAGAGCTTGGAGCAGCTCTCTACATTGGCTGGGTAACTTCGGCTTTCTTGTTTGCTGGAGgatgcatttttatttgctgtaatATACAGTCGGATGACAAAGATTCAGAGAGGTACCTATACTCCAAGGCCTCAGACTATTCGGTCTACCCTCAACAGCCACTACAGCCTCTACAACCTCAACAACTGATGACGCTTCCCCCCCAACCACGATCTCAGCCAATGCTATCAAGATACCCATCGTCTATCTACAGTTACCAGTCCAGATATCCCTCTGTACACAGTGCACACAGTGGGGTCGCGTTTCTGTGA
- the LOC100694350 gene encoding claudin-17-like, whose amino-acid sequence MQAKSEILALVLGALGLCGTIVTTCLPHWRVSAFIGANIIVMEELLEGLWMDCYRQANINIQCKVYDSMLILPPELQAARGLMCVSIVLAFISLLLTGFGIQKSNCCGDNLKSKNITYALGGSLFLLSCLTTLIPVSWVAHTVISNFYNPETLDARKRELGASLFIGWATSGVLLITGIIVLFRYSKRSAKEDQRYIEVYHIVKRNEQKADSVDFSRAKSSFHSNQEYV is encoded by the coding sequence ATGCAAGCAAAATCTGAGATTTTAGCACTGGTCCTGGGCGCCCTGGGCTTATGTGGGACAATAGTCACCACTTGTCTGCCCCATTGGAGGGTTTCTGCCTTCATCGGTGCCAACATCATTGTCATGGAGGAGCTCTTGGAGGGCTTGTGGATGGACTGCTACCGACAGGCTAACATCAACATCCAGTGCAAGGTGTATGACTCGATGTTAATTCTCCCACCAGAGCTGCAGGCAGCGAGGGGGCTCATGTGTGTCTCCATAGTCCTGGCTTTCATCTCGTTGTTGCTCACAGGATTCGGGATCCAGAAGAGCAACTGTTGTGGTGACAATTTAAAGAGTAAGAACATCACCTATGCATTAGGAGGGAGTCTGTTTCTACTTTCCTGTTTGACCACACTCATCCCCGTAAGCTGGGTGGCCCATACTGTCATCAGTAACTTCTATAACCCGGAAACGCTGGATGCTAGGAAGCGGGAGCTGGGAGCGTCCCTCTTCATTGGCTGGGCCACTTCTGGTGTTTTGCTAATCACCGGGATCATTGTGCTGTTTAGGTACAGCAAACGCAGTGCAAAGGAAGATCAGCGCTACATTGAAGTATATCATATTGTGAAAAGGAATGAACAGAAGGCGGACAGTGTTGACTTTTCGAGAGCGAAATCTAGTTTTCATTCAAATCAGGAATATGTGTAA
- the LOC112842139 gene encoding claudin-8-like yields the protein MIQGASELAAMCVGLVGLIGASATTGLPMWKVTAFIGENIIVMETRWEGLWMNCYRQANIRMQCKVYDSLLYLPPELQAARGLMCSAVALSAVGLLVALAGMRCVSCIRGNDWAKTIILMVAGVMQFMACICVFIPVSWTGHVIITDFYNPLLIDAQRRELGEALYIGWVTGAVLFASSLLFVCRRLPKGKGSFDVYQPPNLLSYKPMPNRPALMNYHPLSTLSSLRSTGSVGQNAAMPLQTVIPVRTNNPTVVNPPVVYNPTHQENASLLYQGSKSHYPSVQSSNHSGNLYAPGNSSYMSQNTTPYSLTYVPTTSYQSSFHPVPQTLIFITYKESRTESVPYSEMRGGVYI from the coding sequence ATGATTCAAGGTGCTTCAGAGCTAGCTGCAATGTGCGTGGGCTTGGTTGGCTTGATCGGTGCATCGGCTACCACGGGGTTGCCCATGTGGAAGGTGACCGCGTTCATCGGAGAAAACATAATTGTGATGGAAACCCGCTGGGAAGGCTTATGGATGAACTGCTACAGACAAGCCAACATCAGGATGCAATGTAAGGTTTATGACTCCCTGCTGTATCTGCCCCCTGAATTACAGGCTGCCAGGGGTCTGATGTGCTCTGCTGTGGCCTTGTCAGCAGTAGGGCTTCTTGTGGCTCTGGCAGGAATGCGATGTGTGTCCTGTATTCGGGGTAATGATTGGGCTAAGACCATTATATTGATGGTTGCAGGGGTTATGCAGTTCATGGCGTGCATCTGTGTCTTTATCCCTGTGTCGTGGACAGGTCATGTTATCATTACAGATTTTTACAATCCTTTGCTGATTGATGCCCAGAGAAGAGAGCTAGGAGAGGCTCTTTACATTGGATGGGTGACAGGTGCTGTGCTTTTCGCCTCATCCTTGTTGTTTGTCTGCCGCCGTTTGCCCAAAGGCAAAGGCTCGTTTGATGTGTACCAGCCACCAAACTTACTCAGTTATAAGCCAATGCCCAATAGGCCAGCTCTGATGAATTATCATCCCCTCTCCACTCTTTCCAGCCTTCGATCGACTGGTTCTGTTGGACAAAATGCTGCAATGCCACTGCAAACTGTCATTCCAGTAAGGACAAATAATCCAACAGTAGTAAACCCACCTGTTGTCTATAATCCGACTCATCAGGAAAATGCATCACTGTTATATCAAGGCAGTAAGTCTCATTACCCCTCAGTGCAGAGCTCTAACCACAGTGGAAACTTGTATGCTCCAGGGAACTCCTCATACATGAGTCAGAACACCACACCATATTCACTCACTTATGTTCCCACCACGTCCTACCAGTCCAGCTTCCATCCAGTTCCACAGACTCTTATTTTCATAACATATAAAGAATCAAGAACTGAATCAGTGCCTTACAGTGAGATGAGAGGAGGTGTATACATATAA
- the cldn8.2 gene encoding claudin-8: MATYTAYSGYSKPPQSYVGSYYDGKPALTNGEYGEYGDSVYEEKKKIEKRKRRNAICCEVVALIIGFIGLIGVAAVTGLPMWKVTAFIDANIIVMETRWEGLWMNCYRQANIRMQCKVYDSLLFLPPDLQAARGLMCSSVALTTFALIVSAVGMKCTKVVDHRARTKHIVLVAGGCLFLMGCLTTLIPVSWTGHVIIQDFYNPLLIDAQRRELGEALYIGWVTSALLFSAGVILLCRHAPRTQDPDEMIQYNPTGSLYQPAYTNQPAYTYQPAYAYQPAYSAAPPGSVIYAPSQY; encoded by the coding sequence ATGGCCACTTACACTGCTTACAGTGGCTACAGCAAGCCACCTCAATCTTATGTTGGCAGTTACTACGATGGGAAGCCGGCGCTGACAAACGGAGAGTATGGAGAGTATGGGGACTCTGTAtatgaggaaaagaagaaaattgaGAAACGGAAGCGTCGAAATGCTATCTGCTGTGAGGTAGTAGCTCTCATCATTGGCTTCATTGGACTAATTGGCGTTGCAGCTGTGACGGGCCTGCCGATGTGGAAGGTAACAGCCTTTATTGACGCGAACATTATTGTCATGGAGACCCGCTGGGAGGGTTTGTGGATGAACTGCTACAGACAAGCCAACATCAGAATGCAATGTAAAGTGTACGATTCCCTGCTGTTTCTGCCTCCTGATCTCCAGGCTGCCAGGGGTCTGATGTGCAGCTCTGTGGCTCTGACCACCTTCGCCCTTATTGTTTCAGCAGTGGGGATGAAATGCACAAAAGTGGTGGACCATCGGGCTCGTACCAAGCATATTGTTCTTGTGGCTGGTGGCTGCCTGTTCCTCATGGGTTGCCTTACAACCCTAATTCCCGTGTCCTGGACTGGCCATGTCATCATCCAAGATTTTTACAACCCTCTACTGATCGATGCCCAGCGTAGAGAGCTCGGGGAGGCTCTTTATATTGGCTGGGTGACTTCAGCGTTGCTTTTCAGTGCCGGAGTGATCCTGCTTTGCCGCCATGCTCCCCGCACCCAAGATCCAGATGAGATGATTCAATACAACCCCACAGGAAGCCTCTACCAACCCGCATACACCAACCAGCCAGCATACACCTACCAGCCAGCATATGCCTACCAGCCTGCTTACTCTGCAGCCCCACCAGGATCTGTGATATACGCACCAAGTCAATACTAA
- the LOC100705871 gene encoding glutamate receptor ionotropic, kainate 1 isoform X1, producing the protein MTMVKRKGLLFSLLYFMAEFWLTSQQVLRIGGIFETLENEPISVEELAFKFAVTNINRNRTLMPNTTLTYDIQRINLFDSFEASRRACDQLALGVGAVFGPSHSSSVSAVQSICNALEVPHIQTRWKHPSVDNKDSFYINLYPEYASISRAVLDIVQFYKWKTVTVVYEDATGLIRLQELIKAPSRYSIKIKIRQLPTGSKDARPLLKEMKKGKEFYVIFDCSYQTSADVLKQILSMGMMTEYYHFFFTTLDLFALDLEPYRYSGVNMTGFRLLNIDNPHVASVVERWAMERLQAPSKAETGMMEGMMTTEAALMYDAVYMVAAASQRTSQITVSSLQCHRHKPWRFGSRFMSMLKDAQWNGLTGQIIINKTDGLRKEFDLDVISLKEDGLEKTNTGNNRLNKVWKKIGVWNSQTGLNLTEINKDSSTNVTDSMANRTLIVTTILENPYVMYKKSDKPLYGNDRFEGYCLDLLKELSNILGFSYEVKLVSDGKYGAQNDKGEWNGMVRELIDHVADLAVAPLTITYVREKVIDFSKPFMTLGISILYHKPNGTNPGVFSFLNPLSPDIWMYVLLACLGVSCVLFVIARFTPYEWYNPHPCNPDSDVVENNFTLINSVWFGVGALMQQGSELMPKALSTRIVGGIWWFFTLIIISSYTANLAAFLTVERMDSPIDSADDLAKQTKIEYGAVRDGSTMTFFKKSKISTYEKMWAFMSSRKNTALVKNNREGIQRVLTTDYALLMESTSIEYISQRNCNLTQIGGLIDSKGYGVGTPIGSPYRDKVTIAILQLQEEGKLHMMKEKWWRGNGCPEEDSKEASALGVENIGGIFIVLAAGLVLSVFVAIGEFIYKSRKNLDIEEVSVGQCEWHNKY; encoded by the exons ATGACCATGGTGAAAAGGAAGGGACTGTTATTTTCGCTGCTGTACTTTATGGCAGAGTTTTGGCTCACTTCGCAGCAAGTCCTGAGAATTG GGGGCATCTTTGAGACTCTTGAAAATGAGCCCATTAGTGTTGAAGAACTGGCCTTTAAATTTGCCGTAACTAACATAAACAGGAACCGGACCTTAATGCCAAACACCACGCTGACCTATGACATCCAGAGAATAAACTTATTCGACAGTTTTGAGGCTTCAAGAAGAG CCTGTGACCAGTTGGCGCTGGGCGTCGGTGCTGTTTTTGGACCCTCTCACAGCTCATCGGTCAGCGCGGTCCAGTCTATCTGTAATGCCCTGGAAGTCCCTCACATCCAGACACGCTGGAAACACCCATCAGTGGACAACAAAGACAGCTTCTACATTAACCTCTATCCTGAATATGCCTCTATAAGCAGAGCTGTGTTGGACATAGTGCAATTCTACAAGTGGAAGACGGTCACTGTGGTCTACGAGGACGCAACTG GCCTGATTCGTCTGCAAGAGTTGATCAAAGCTCCATCCAGATACAGCATTAAAATAAAGATCCGGCAGCTGCCCACAGGGAGTAAAGATGCCCGCCCCCTGCTGAAGGAAATGAAGAAAGGGAAGGAGTTCTATGTCATCTTTGACTGCTCTTaccaaacatcagctgatgttCTCAAGCAG ATTCTGTCCATGGGAATGATGACTGAATATTACCACTTTTTCTTCACCACACTG GACCTGTTTGCCCTTGATTTGGAGCCGTACCGCTATAGCGGGGTCAACATGACGGGGTTCAGATTGCTAAACATAGACAATCCTCACGTGGCTTCGGTGGTCGAGAGATGGGCCATGGAGCGACTGCAGGCACCCTCCAAAGCTGAGACTGGAATGATGGAGGGGATGATGACA ACTGAAGCGGCTCTGATGTACGACGCCGTCTACATGGTGGCTGCTGCCTCGCAACGCACCTCTCAAATCACTGTCAGCTCCCTTCAGTGCCACCGACACAAACCCTGGCGCTTTGGATCACGCTTCATGAGCATGCTCAAAGAC GCACAGTGGAACGGCTTGACAGGACAAATAATTATAAACAAGACAGACGGTCTGAGGAAAGAATTTGATTTAGATGTCATCAGCCTAAAGGAGGACGGCTTGGAGAAG ACAAACACGGGCAACAACCGCTTGAATAAAGTGTGGAAAAAG ATTGGCGTGTGGAACTCCCAAACAGGCCTTAATTTAACAGAAATTAACAAGGACTCATCCACAAATGTAACAGACTCAATGGCCAATAGGACCCTTATTGTCACTACTATTCTG GAAAATCCTTACGTCATGTATAAGAAATCTGACAAGCCGCTTTATGGAAATGACCGCTTTGAGGGTTACTGTCTCGACCTGCTcaaagagctctctaacattttGGGCTTCTCTTACGAAGTAAAGTTGGTGTCAGATGGCAAATATGGAGCTCAGAACGACAAAGGGGAGTGGAACGGCATGGTGCGGGAACTCATTGATCAT GTGGCTGACCTTGCTGTGGCCCCTCTCACTATCACATATGTCAGGGAAAAGGTTATTGATTTCTCGAAGCCATTCATGACGCTGGGTATCAGCATCCTCTACCACAAACCCAACGGCACAAATCCAGGAGTCTTCTCCTTCCTTAACCCACTCTCTCCTGATATCTGGATGTATGTGTTGTTGGCATGCCTTGGTGTCAGCTGTGTGCTTTTTGTTATTGccag GTTTACTCCCTATGAGTGGTACAACCCTCACCCCTGCAACCCAGACTCGGATGTGGTTGAAAACAATTTCACTCTAATAAACAGTGTCTGGTTTGGAGTCGGCGCACTTATGCAGCAAG GATCTGAACTGATGCCTAAGGCTCTCTCTACAAGGATAGTTGGTGGGATATGGTGGTTCTTTACCCTGATCATTATCTCTTCATACACTGCCAACTTGGCCGCCTTCCTCACTGTGGAAAGAATGGACTCACCGATTGACTCTGCAGATGATTTGGCCAAGCAAACCAAAATAGAGTACGGTGCCGTAAGAGATGGCTCCACCATGACCTTTTTTAAG AAATCTAAAATCTCTACTTATGAGAAAATGTGGGCTTTCATGAGCAGCAGGAAAAACACAGCATTAGTGAAAAACAACCGTGAAGGGATTCAAAGAGTCCTCACTACAGATTATGCCCTCTTGATGGAGTCGACCAGCATCGAGTACATCAGCCAGCGCAACTGCAACCTCACACAGATCGGAGGCTTGATAGATTCAAAGGGCTATGGTGTTGGAACCCCAATTG GCTCCCCTTACCGAGATAAGGTCACCATTGCAATCCTGCAGCTTCAAGAAGAAGGGAAGCTGCACATGATGAAGGAGAAGTGGTGGAGAGGGAATGG
- the LOC100705871 gene encoding glutamate receptor ionotropic, kainate 1 isoform X2 has translation MTMVKRKGLLFSLLYFMAEFWLTSQQVLRIGGIFETLENEPISVEELAFKFAVTNINRNRTLMPNTTLTYDIQRINLFDSFEASRRACDQLALGVGAVFGPSHSSSVSAVQSICNALEVPHIQTRWKHPSVDNKDSFYINLYPEYASISRAVLDIVQFYKWKTVTVVYEDATGLIRLQELIKAPSRYSIKIKIRQLPTGSKDARPLLKEMKKGKEFYVIFDCSYQTSADVLKQILSMGMMTEYYHFFFTTLDLFALDLEPYRYSGVNMTGFRLLNIDNPHVASVVERWAMERLQAPSKAETGMMEGMMTTEAALMYDAVYMVAAASQRTSQITVSSLQCHRHKPWRFGSRFMSMLKDAQWNGLTGQIIINKTDGLRKEFDLDVISLKEDGLEKIGVWNSQTGLNLTEINKDSSTNVTDSMANRTLIVTTILENPYVMYKKSDKPLYGNDRFEGYCLDLLKELSNILGFSYEVKLVSDGKYGAQNDKGEWNGMVRELIDHVADLAVAPLTITYVREKVIDFSKPFMTLGISILYHKPNGTNPGVFSFLNPLSPDIWMYVLLACLGVSCVLFVIARFTPYEWYNPHPCNPDSDVVENNFTLINSVWFGVGALMQQGSELMPKALSTRIVGGIWWFFTLIIISSYTANLAAFLTVERMDSPIDSADDLAKQTKIEYGAVRDGSTMTFFKKSKISTYEKMWAFMSSRKNTALVKNNREGIQRVLTTDYALLMESTSIEYISQRNCNLTQIGGLIDSKGYGVGTPIGSPYRDKVTIAILQLQEEGKLHMMKEKWWRGNGCPEEDSKEASALGVENIGGIFIVLAAGLVLSVFVAIGEFIYKSRKNLDIEEVSVGQCEWHNKY, from the exons ATGACCATGGTGAAAAGGAAGGGACTGTTATTTTCGCTGCTGTACTTTATGGCAGAGTTTTGGCTCACTTCGCAGCAAGTCCTGAGAATTG GGGGCATCTTTGAGACTCTTGAAAATGAGCCCATTAGTGTTGAAGAACTGGCCTTTAAATTTGCCGTAACTAACATAAACAGGAACCGGACCTTAATGCCAAACACCACGCTGACCTATGACATCCAGAGAATAAACTTATTCGACAGTTTTGAGGCTTCAAGAAGAG CCTGTGACCAGTTGGCGCTGGGCGTCGGTGCTGTTTTTGGACCCTCTCACAGCTCATCGGTCAGCGCGGTCCAGTCTATCTGTAATGCCCTGGAAGTCCCTCACATCCAGACACGCTGGAAACACCCATCAGTGGACAACAAAGACAGCTTCTACATTAACCTCTATCCTGAATATGCCTCTATAAGCAGAGCTGTGTTGGACATAGTGCAATTCTACAAGTGGAAGACGGTCACTGTGGTCTACGAGGACGCAACTG GCCTGATTCGTCTGCAAGAGTTGATCAAAGCTCCATCCAGATACAGCATTAAAATAAAGATCCGGCAGCTGCCCACAGGGAGTAAAGATGCCCGCCCCCTGCTGAAGGAAATGAAGAAAGGGAAGGAGTTCTATGTCATCTTTGACTGCTCTTaccaaacatcagctgatgttCTCAAGCAG ATTCTGTCCATGGGAATGATGACTGAATATTACCACTTTTTCTTCACCACACTG GACCTGTTTGCCCTTGATTTGGAGCCGTACCGCTATAGCGGGGTCAACATGACGGGGTTCAGATTGCTAAACATAGACAATCCTCACGTGGCTTCGGTGGTCGAGAGATGGGCCATGGAGCGACTGCAGGCACCCTCCAAAGCTGAGACTGGAATGATGGAGGGGATGATGACA ACTGAAGCGGCTCTGATGTACGACGCCGTCTACATGGTGGCTGCTGCCTCGCAACGCACCTCTCAAATCACTGTCAGCTCCCTTCAGTGCCACCGACACAAACCCTGGCGCTTTGGATCACGCTTCATGAGCATGCTCAAAGAC GCACAGTGGAACGGCTTGACAGGACAAATAATTATAAACAAGACAGACGGTCTGAGGAAAGAATTTGATTTAGATGTCATCAGCCTAAAGGAGGACGGCTTGGAGAAG ATTGGCGTGTGGAACTCCCAAACAGGCCTTAATTTAACAGAAATTAACAAGGACTCATCCACAAATGTAACAGACTCAATGGCCAATAGGACCCTTATTGTCACTACTATTCTG GAAAATCCTTACGTCATGTATAAGAAATCTGACAAGCCGCTTTATGGAAATGACCGCTTTGAGGGTTACTGTCTCGACCTGCTcaaagagctctctaacattttGGGCTTCTCTTACGAAGTAAAGTTGGTGTCAGATGGCAAATATGGAGCTCAGAACGACAAAGGGGAGTGGAACGGCATGGTGCGGGAACTCATTGATCAT GTGGCTGACCTTGCTGTGGCCCCTCTCACTATCACATATGTCAGGGAAAAGGTTATTGATTTCTCGAAGCCATTCATGACGCTGGGTATCAGCATCCTCTACCACAAACCCAACGGCACAAATCCAGGAGTCTTCTCCTTCCTTAACCCACTCTCTCCTGATATCTGGATGTATGTGTTGTTGGCATGCCTTGGTGTCAGCTGTGTGCTTTTTGTTATTGccag GTTTACTCCCTATGAGTGGTACAACCCTCACCCCTGCAACCCAGACTCGGATGTGGTTGAAAACAATTTCACTCTAATAAACAGTGTCTGGTTTGGAGTCGGCGCACTTATGCAGCAAG GATCTGAACTGATGCCTAAGGCTCTCTCTACAAGGATAGTTGGTGGGATATGGTGGTTCTTTACCCTGATCATTATCTCTTCATACACTGCCAACTTGGCCGCCTTCCTCACTGTGGAAAGAATGGACTCACCGATTGACTCTGCAGATGATTTGGCCAAGCAAACCAAAATAGAGTACGGTGCCGTAAGAGATGGCTCCACCATGACCTTTTTTAAG AAATCTAAAATCTCTACTTATGAGAAAATGTGGGCTTTCATGAGCAGCAGGAAAAACACAGCATTAGTGAAAAACAACCGTGAAGGGATTCAAAGAGTCCTCACTACAGATTATGCCCTCTTGATGGAGTCGACCAGCATCGAGTACATCAGCCAGCGCAACTGCAACCTCACACAGATCGGAGGCTTGATAGATTCAAAGGGCTATGGTGTTGGAACCCCAATTG GCTCCCCTTACCGAGATAAGGTCACCATTGCAATCCTGCAGCTTCAAGAAGAAGGGAAGCTGCACATGATGAAGGAGAAGTGGTGGAGAGGGAATGG